Genomic window (Cucurbita pepo subsp. pepo cultivar mu-cu-16 unplaced genomic scaffold, ASM280686v2 Cp4.1_scaffold000626, whole genome shotgun sequence):
NNNNNNNNNNNNNNNNNNNNNNNNNNNNNNNNNNNNNNNNNNNNNNNNNNNNNNNNNNNNNNNNNNNNNNNNNNNNNNNNNNNNNNNNNNNNNNNNNNNNNNNNNNNNNNNNNNNNNNNNNNNNNNNNNNNNNNNNNNNNNNNNNNNNNNNNNNNNNNNNNNNNNNNNNNNNNNNNNNNNNNNNNNNNNNNNNNNNNNNNNNNNNNNNNNNNNNNNNNNNNNNNNNNNNNNNNNNNNNNNNNNNNNNNNNNNNNNNNNNNNNNNNNNNNNNNNNNNNNNNNNNNNNNNNNNNNNNNNNNNNNNNNNNNNNNNNNNNNNNNNNNNNNNNNNNNNNNNNNNNNNNNNNNNNNNNNNNNNNNNNNNNNNNNNNNNNNNNNNNNNNNNNNNNNNNNNNNNNNNNNNNNNNNNNNNNNNNNNNNNNNNNNNNNNNNNNNNNNNNNNNNNNNNNNNNNNNNNNNNNNNNNNNNNNNNNNNNNNNNNNNNNNNNNNNNNNNNNNNNNNNNNNNNNNNNNNNNNNNNNNNNNNNNNNNNNNNNNNNNNNNNNNNNNNNNNNNNNNNNNNNNNNNNNNNNNNNNNNNNNNNNNNNNNNNNNNNNNNNNNNNNNNNNNNNNNNNNNNNNNNNNNNNNNNNNNNNNNNNNNNNNNNNNNNNNNNNNNNNNNNNNNNNNNNNNNNNNNNNNNNNNNNNNNNNNNNNNNNNNNNNNNNNNNNNNNNNNNNNNNNNNNNNNNNNNNNNNNNNNNNNNNNNNNNNNNNNNNNNNNNNNNNNNNNNNNNNNNNNNNNNNNNNNNNNNNNNNNNNNNNNNNNNNNNNNNNNNNNNNNNNNNNNNNNNNNNNNNNNNNNNNNNNNNNNNNNNNNNNNNNNNNNNNNNNNNNNNNNNNNNNNNNNNNNNNNNNNNNNNNNNNNNNNNNNNNNNNNNNNNNNNNNNNNNNNNNNNNNNNNNNNNNNNNNNNNNNNNNNNNNNNNNNNNNNNNNNNNNNNNNNNNNNNNNNNNNNNNNNNNNNNNNNNNNNNNNNNNNNNNNNNNNNNNNNNNNNNNNNNNNNNNNNNNNNNNNNNNNNNNNNNNNNNNNNNNNNNNNNNNNNNNNNNNNNNNNNNNNNNNNNNNNNNNNNNNNNNNNNNNNNNNNNNNNNNNNNNNNNNNNNNNNNNNNNNNNNNNNNNNNNNNNNNNNNNNNNNNNNNNNNNNNNNNNNNNNNNNNNNNNNNNNNNNNNNNNNNNNNNNNNNNNNNNNNNNNNNNNNNNNNNNNNNNNNNNNNNNNNNNNNNNNNNNNNNNNNNNNNNNNNNNNNNNNNNNNNNNNNNNNNNNNNNNNNNNNNNNNNNNNNNNNNNNNNNNNNNNNNNNNNNNNNNNNNNNNNNNNNNNNNNNNNNNNNNNNNNNNNNNNNNNNNNNNNNNNNNNNNNNNNNNNNNNNNNNNNNNNNNNNNNNNNNNNNNNNNNNNNNNNNNNNNNNNNNNNNNNNNNNNNNNNNNNNNNNNNNNNNNNNNNNNNNNNNNNNNNNNNNNNNNNNNNNNNNNNNNNNNNNNNNNNNNNNNNNNNNNNNNNNNNNNNNNNNNNNNNNNNNNNNNNNNNNNNNNNNNNNNNNNNNNNNNNNNNNNNNNNNNNNNNNNNNNNNNNNNNNNNNNNNNNNNNNNNNNNNNNNNNNNNNNNNNNNNNNNNNNNNNNNNNNNNNNNNNNNNNNNNNNNNNNNNNNNNNNNNNNNNNNNNNNNNNNNNNNNNNNNNNNNNNNNNNNNNNNNNNNNNNNNNNNNNNNNNNNNNNNNNNNNNNNNNNNNNNNNNNNNNNNNNNNNNNNNNNNNNNNNNNNNNNNNNNNNNNNNNNNNNNNNNNNNNNNNNNNNNNNNNNNNNNNNNNNNNNNNNNNNNNNNNNNNNNNNNNNNNNNNNNNNNNNNNNNNNNNNNNNNNNNNNNNNNNNNNNNNNNNNNNNNNNNNNNNNNNNNNNNNNNNNNNNNNNNNNNNNNNNNNNNNNNNNNNNNNNNNNNNNNNNNNNNNNNNNNNNNNNNNNNNNNNNNNNNNNNNNNNNNNNNNNNNNNNNNNNNNNNNNNNNNNNNNNNNNNNNNNNNNNNNNNNNNNNNNNNNNNNNNNNNNNNNNNNNNNNNNNNNNNNNNNNNNNNNNNNNNNNNNNNNNNNNNNNNNNNNNNNNNNNNNNNNNNNNNNNNNNNNNNNNNNNNNNNNNNNNNNNNNNNNNNNNNNNNNNNNNNNNNNNNNNNNNNNNNNNNNNNNNNNNNNNNNNNNNNNNNNNNNNNNNNNNNNNNNNNNNNNNNNNNNNNNNNNNNNNNNNNNNNNNNNNNNNNNNNNNNNNNNNNNNNNNNNNNNNNNNNNNNNNNNNNNNNNNNNNNNNNNNNNNNNNNNNNNNNNNNNNNNNNNNNNNNNNNNNNNNNNNNNNNNNNNNNNNNNNNNNNNNNNNNNNNNNNNNNNNNNNNNNNNNNNNNNNNNNNNNNNNNNNNNNNNNNNNNNNNNNNNNNNNNNNNNNNNNNNNNNNNNNNNNNNNNNNNNNNNNNNNNNNNNNNNNNNNNNNNNNNNNNNNNNNNNNNNNNNNNNNNNNNNNNNNNNNNNNNNNNNNNNNNNNNNNNNNNNNNNNNNNNNNNNNNNNNNNNNNNNNNNNNNNNNNNNNNNNNNNNNNNNNNNNNNNNNNNNNNNNNNNNNNNNNNNNNNNNNNNNNNNNNNNNNNNNNNNNNNNNNNNNNNNNNNNNNNNNNNNNNNNNNNNNNNNNNNNNNNNNNNNNNNNNNNNNNNNNNNNNNNNNNNNNNNNNNNNNNNNNNNNNNNNNNNNNNNNNNNNNNNNNNNNNNNNNNNNNNNNNNNNNNNNNNNNNNNNNNNNNNNNNNNNNNNNNNNNNNNNNNNNNNNNNNNNNNNNNNNNNNNNNNNNNNNNNNNNNNNNNNNNNNNNNNNNNNNNNNNNNNNNNNNNNNNNNNNNNNNNNNNNNNNNNNNNNNNNNNNNNNNNNNNNNNNNNNNNNNNNNNNNNNNNNNNNNNNNNNNNNNNNNNNNNNNNNNNNNNNNNNNNNNNNNNNNNNNNNNNNNNNNNNNNNNNNNNNNNNNNNNNNNNNNNNNNNNNNNNNNNNNNNNNNNNNNNNNNNNNNNNNNNNNNNNNNNNNNNNNNNNNNNNNNNNNNNNNNNNNNNNNNNNNNNNNNNNNNNNNNNNNNNNNNNNNNNNNNNNNNNNNNNNNNNNNNNNNNNNNNNNNNNNNNNNNNNNNNNNNNNNNNNNNNNNNNNNNNNNNNNNNNNNNNNNNNNNNNNNNNNNNNNNNNNNNNNNNNNNNNNNNNNNNNNNNNNNNNNNNNNNNNNNNNNNNNNNNNNNNNNNNNNNNNNNNNNNNNNNNNNNNNNNNNNNNNNNNNNNNNNNNNNNNNNNNNNNNNNNNNNNNNNNNNNNNNNNNNNNNNNNNNNNNNNNNNNNNNNNNNNNNNNNNNNNNNNNNNNNNNNNNNNNNNNNNNNNNNNNNNNNNNNNNNNNNNNNNNNNNNNNNNNNNNNNNNNNNNNNNNNNNNNNNNNNNNNNNNNNNNNNNNNNNNNNNNNNNNNNNNNNNNNNNNNNNNNNNNNNNNNNNNNNNNNNNNNNNNNNNNNNNNNNNNNNNNNNNNNNNNNNNNNNNNNNNNNNNNNNNNNNNNNNNNNNNNNNNNNNNNNNNNNNNNNNNNNNNNNNNNNNNNNNNNNNNNNNNNNNNNNNNNNNNNNNNNNNNNNNNNNNNNNNNNNNNNNNNNNNNNNNNNNNNNNNNNNNNNNNNNNNNNNNNNNNNNNNNNNNNNNNNNNNNNNNNNNNNNNNNNNNNNNNNNNNNNNNNNNNNNNNNNNNNNNNNNNNNNNNNNNNNNNNNNNNNNNNNNNNNNNNNNNNNNNNNNNNNNNNNNNNNNNNNNNNNNNNNNNNNNNNNNNNNNNNNNNNNNNNNNNNNNNNNNNNNNNNNNNNNNNNNNNNNNNNNNNNNNNNNNNNNNNNNNNNNNNNNNNNNNNNNNNNNNNNNNNNNNNNNNNNNNNNNNNNNNNNNNNNNNNNNNNNNNNNNNNNNNNNNNNNNNNNNNNNNNNNNNNNNNNNNNNNNNNNNNNNNNNNNNNNNNNNNNNNNNNNNNNNNNNNNNNNNNNNNNNNNNNNNNCttgtaatttcaaatattaatgttaCGTGTTCGTCTGTGTGTATCTGTTCTGTTTAGTTATATTCTCCGTTCGCTCGTTCAACTGATGATACTTGCTAGTAATATGACAAAGAGGATGTTTAGGCTGGCATTTTGATAATTCCCTTTTTGTGAATTTGATAACAGGTCATATGGTACGATTGGCGTCAGTTGTCTATTATACATCCATGAAGTATATGTTAATATTTTCCGTCTTAAtttgggtttaattttttttttcgacaTTTCATTTACAGGTTTCAAAAAATCAGCCTGGGAGAAAAAGGAAGCAGCCATTGTCGTCTTCAGGTCCAGCAAATAGCTCAGGAACAGCGAATACAGCGGGTCCATCCCCAAGTTCTGCTCCTTCAACTCCCTCAACTCACACACCTGGAGATGCAATCTCAATGCCTGCTTTGCCTCACAGTGGTAGTTCATCTAAACCTTTGATGATGTTCAGCAGCGACGGCACTGGCACTTTTACATCCCCCTCGAATCAGTTGGTAGGTGGAGCTTGGTAGTTGTTTGTATCAAAGGAATTATAAACAATTCCTTTTGCACTTGCTCATTGGCATTCCATTTTGGCAGTGGGATgataaagaaattgaattgCAGGCTGATATGGAACGCTTTGTGGAGGATGGGTCTCTTGATGACAACGTCGACTCTTTTTTATCCCATGATGATACGGACCCTCGAGATCCTGTAGGGCGCTGTATGGATGGTGGAAAAGGTGGCGTAAATGCTATACCTTgctttcttcttattcttctgCTTGTTTCTTTGCAATTGCCAGTAAGTAAATGAATATTTGAGAGTGACTAGTATTTTATCTGCCCCGAGTGATATAGTAGTTGTACAAGCACTTCGAGAAGACCCTGTTAGATGCTTTGTGGCACCGCACCATGCGTACATCTCTAGACTTTGTCTCTTGGCTTAACATATCTTAATCGGCGAtttgaacaaataaaaaatggataattaACCTCTACATAATTGAACATTGTTTTTGAGATTGGTCTgctcttttgtattttatctttaagGAGTGAATTTAACCTTCAGGATTCACGTTTACGGAGGTGAATTCTGTTCGAGCAAGCACGAGCAAAGTTTCCGCTTGCCACTTTTCATCGGATGGAAAACTGCTTGCTAGTGGTGGCCATGATAAAAAGGTGAGAACCCAATGACGATGACCTGTACTGTATATCAAGAGTGTTATGGTTAAAATATTGCATGTAAGATTTCAAAGATCCTGTTATTGGTTGCAGCATTGGTCAATCCATGTGTCGTATTTGACGGGTTTATTATGATGGTTCTGCAGGCCGTGTTGTGGTACacagaaaatttaaaaccGAAAACTTCACTTGAAGAACATCTTTCCATGATCACTGATGTTCGTTTTAGTCCTAGCATGCCCCGTCTTGCAACATCATCGTTCGATCGAACAGTCAGGGTTTGGGATCCCGACAATGTTAGTGATCATCTATCTGTCTTTCTCTCGAGTCTTTATTCCTTAATTATTGGTCTTGCATCATTCAAATAACCTAGATAACNNNNNNNNNNNNNNNNNNNNNNNNNNNNNNNNNNNNNNNNNNNNNNNNNNNNNNNNNNNNNNNNNNNNNNNNNNNNNNNNNNNNNNNNNNNNNNNNNNNNNNNNNNNNNNNNNNNNNNNNNNNNNNNNNNNNNNNNNNNNNNNNNNNNNNNNNNNNNNNNNNNNNNNNNNNNNNNNNNNNNNNNNNNNNNNNNNNNNNNNNNNNNNNNNNNNNNNNNNNNNNNNNNNNNNNNNNNNNNNNNNNNNNNNNNNNNNNNNNNNNNNNNNNNNNNNNNNNNNNNNNNNNNNNNNNNNNNNNNNNNNNNNNNNNNNNNNNNNNNNNNNNNNNNNNNNNNNNNNNNNNNNNNNNNNNNNNNNNNNNNNNNNNNNNNNNNNNNNNNNNNNNNNNNNNNNNNNNNNNNNNNNNNNNNNNNNNNNNNNNNNNNNNNNNNNNNNNNNNNNNNNNNNNNNNNNNNNNNNNNNNNNNNNNNNNNNNNNNNNNNNNNNNNNNNNNNNNNNNNNNNNNNNNNNNNNNNNNNNNNNNNNNNNNNNNNNNNNNNNNNNNNNNNNNNNNNNNNNNNNNNNNNNNNNNNNNNNNNNNNNNNNNNNNNNNNNNNNNNNNNNNNNNNNNNNNNNNNNNNNNNNNNNNNNNNNNNNNNNNNNNNNNNNNNNNNNNNNNNNNNNNNNNNNNNNNNNNNNNNNNNNNNNNNNNNNNNNNNNNNNNNNNNNNNNNNNNNNNNNNNNNNNNNNNNNNNNNNNNNNNNNNNNNNNNNNNNNNNNNNNNNNNNNNNNNNNNNNNNNNNNNNNNNNNNNNNNNNNNNNNNNNNNNNNNNNNNNNNNNNNNNNNNNNNNNNNNNNNNNNNNNNNNNNNNNNNNNNNNNNNNNNNNNNNNNNNNNNNNNNNNNNNNNNNNNNNNNNNNNNNNNNNNNNNNNNNNNNNNNNNNNNNNNNNNNNNNNNNNNNNNNNNNNNNNNNNNNNNNNNNNNNNNNNNNNNNNNNNNNNNNNNNNNNNNNNNNNNNNNNNNNNNNNNNNNNNNNNNNNNNNNNNNNNNNNNNNNNNNNNNNNNNNNNNNNNNNNNNNNNNNNNNNNNNNNNNNNNNNNNNNNNNNNNNNNNNNNNNNNNNNNNNNNNNNNNNNNNNNNNNNNNNNNNNNNNNNNNNNNNNNNNNNNNNNNNNNNNNNNNNNNNNNNNNNNNNNNNNNNNNNNNNNNNNNNNNNNNNNNNNNNNNNNNNNNNNNNNNNNNNNNNNNNNNNNNNNNNNNNNNNNNNNNNNNNNNNNNNNNNNNNNNNNNNNNNNNNNNNNNNNNNNNNNNNNNNNNNNNNNNNNNNNNNNNNNNNNNNNNNNNNNNNNNNNNNNNNNNNNNNNNNNNNNNNNNNNNNNNNNNNNNNNNNNNNNNNNNNNNNNNNNNNNNNNNNNNNNNNNNNNNNNNNNNNNNNNNNNNNNNNNNNNNNNNNNNNNNNNNNNNNNNNNNNNNNNNNNNNNNNNNNNNNNNNNNNNNNNNNNNNNNNNNNNNNNNNNNNNNNNNNNNNNNNNNNNNNNNNNNNNNNNNNNNNNNNNNNNNNNNNNNNNNNNNNNNNNNNNNNNNNNNNNNNNNNNNNNNNNNNNNNNNNNNNNNNNNNNNNNNNNNNNNNNNNNNNNNNNNNNNNNNNNNNNNNNNNNNNNNNNNNNNNNNNNNNNNNNNNNNNNNNNNNNNNNNNNNNNNNNNNNNNNNNNNNNNNNNNNNNNNNNNNNNNNNNNNNNNNNNNNNNNNNNNNNNNNNNNNNNNNNNNNNNNNNNNNNNNNNNNNNNNNNNNNNNNNNNNNNNNNNNNNNNNNNNNNNNNNNNNNNNNNNNNNNNNNNNNNNNNNNNNNNNNNNNNNNNNNNNNNNNNNNNNNNNNNNNNNNNNNNNNNNNNNNNNNNNNNNNNNNNNNNNNNNNNNNNNNNNNNNNNNNNNNNNNNNNNNNNNNNNNNNNNNNNNNNNNNNNNNNNNNNNNNNNNNNNNNNNNNNNNNNNNNNNNNNNNNNNNNNNNNNNNNNNNNNNNNNNNNNNNNNNNNNNNNNNNNNNNNNNNNNNNNNNNNNNNNNNNNNNNNNNNNNNNNNNNNNNNNNNNNNNNNNNNNNNNNNNNNNNNNNNNNNNNNNNNNNNNNNNNNNNNNNNNNNNNNNNNNNNNNNNNNNNNNNNNNNNNNNNNNNNNNNNNNNNNNNNNNNNNNNNNNNNNNNNNNNNNNNNNNNNNNNNNNNNNNNNNNNNNNNNNNNNNNNNNNNNNNNNNNNNNNNNNNNNNNNNNNNNNNNNNNNNNNNNNNNNNNNNNNNNNNNNNNNNNNNNNNNNNNNNNNNNNNNNNNNNNNNNNNNNNNNNNNNNNNNNNNNNNNNNNNNNNNNNNNNNNNNNNNNNNNNNNNNNNNNNNNNNNNNNNNNNNNNNNNNNNNNNNNNNNNNNNNNNNNNNNNNNNNNNNNNNNNNNNNNNNNNNNNNNNNNNNNNNNNNNNNNNNNNNNNNNNNNNNNNNNNNNNNNNNNNNNNNNNNNNNNNNNNNNNNNNNNNNNNNNNNNNNNNNNNNNNNNNNNNNNNNNNNNNNNNNNNNNNNNNNNNNNNNNNNNNNNNNNNNNNNNNNNNNNNNNNNNNNNNNNNNNNNNNNNNNNNNNNNNNNNNNNNNNNNNNNNNNNNNNNNNNNNNNNNNNNNNNNNNNNNNNNNNNNNNNNNNNNNNNNNNNNNNNNNNNNNNNNNNNNNNNNNNNNNNNNNNNNNNNNNNNNNNNNNNNNNNNNNNNNNNNNNNNNNNNNNNNNNNNNNNNNNNNNNNNNNNNNNNNNNNNNNNNNNNNNNNNNNNNNNNNNNNNNNNNNNNNNNNNNNNNNNNNNNNNNNNNNNNNNNNNNNNNNNNNNNNNNNNNNNNNNNNNNNNNNNNNNNNNNNNNNNNNNNNNNNNNNNNNNNNNNNNNNNNNNNNNNNNNNNNNNNNNNNNNNNNNNNNNNNNNNNNNNNNNNNNNNNNNNNNNNNNNNNNNNNNNNNNNNNNNNNNNNNNNNNNNNNNNNNNNNNNNNNNNNNNNNNNNNNNNNNNNNNNNNNNNNNNNNNNNNNNNNNNNNNNNNNNNNNNNNNNNNNNNNNNNNNNNNNNNNNNNNNNNNNNNNNNNNNNNNNNNNNNNNNNNNNNNNNNNNNNNNNNNNNNNNNNNNNNNNNNNNNNNNNNNNNNNNNNNNNNNNNNNNNNNNNNNNNNNNNNNNNNNNNNNNNNNNNNNNNNNNNNNNNNNNNNNNNNNNNNNNNNNNNNNNNNNNNNNNNNNNNNNNNNNNNNNNNNNNNNNNNNNNNNNNNNNNNNNNNNNNNNNNNNNNNNNNNNNNNNNNNNNNNNNNNNNNNNNNNNNNNNNNNNNNNNNNNNNNNNNNNNNNNNNNNNNNNNNNNNNNNNNNNNNNNNNNNNNNNNNNNNNNNNNNNNNNNNNNNNNNNNNNNNNNNNNNNNNNNNNNNNNNNNNNNNNNNNNNNNNNNNNNNNNNNNNNNNNNNNNNNNNNNNNNNNNNNNNNNNNNNNNNNNNNNNNNNNNNNNNNNNNNNNNNNNNNNNNNNNNNNNNNNNNNNNNNNNNNNNNNNNNNNNNNNNNNNNNNNNNNNNNNNNNNNNNNNNNNNNNNNNNNNNNNNNNNNNNNNNNNNNNNNNNNNNNNNNNNNNNNNNNNNNNNNNNNNNNNNNNNNNNNNNNNNNNNNNNNNNNNNNNNNNNNNNNNNNNNNNNNNNNNNNNNNNNNNNNNNNNNNNNNNNNNNNNNNNNNNNNNNNNNNNNNNNNNNNNNNNNNNNNNNNNNNNNNNNNNNNNNNNNNNNNNNNNNNNNNNNNNNNNNNNNNNNNNNNNNNNNNNNNNNNNNNNNNNNNNNNNNNNNNNNNNNNNNNNNNNNNNNNNNNNNNNNNNNNNNNNNNNNNNNNNNNNNNNNNNNNNNNNNNNNNNNNNNNNNNNNNNNNNNNNNNNNNNNNNNNNNNNNNNNNNNNNNNNNNNNNNNNNNNNNNNNNNNNNNNNNNNNNNNNNNNNNNNNNNNNNNNNNNNNNNNNNNNNNNNNNNNNNNNNNNNNNNNNNNNNNNNNNNNNNNNNNNNNNNNNNNNNNNNNNNNNNNNNNNNNNNNNNNNNNNNNNNNNNNNNNNNNNNNNNNNNNNNNNNNNNNNNNNNNNNNNNNNNNNNNNNNNNNNNNNNNNNNNNNNNNNNNNNNNNNNNNNNNNNNNNNNNNNNNNNNNNNNNNNNNNNNNNNNNNNNNNNNNNNNNNNNNNNNNNNNNNNNNNNNNNNNNNNNNNNNNNNNNNNNNNNNNNNNNNNNNNNNNNNNNNNNNNNNNNNNNNNNNNNNNNNNNNNNNNNNNNNNNNNNNNNNNNNNNNNNNNNNNNNNNNNNNNNNNNNNNNNNNNNNNNNNNNNNNNNNNNNNNNNNNNNNNNNNNNNNNNNNNNNNNNNNNNNNNNNNNNNNNNNNNNNNNNNNNNNNNNNNNNNNNNNNNNNNNNNNNNNNNNNNNNNNNNNNNNNNNNNNNNNNNNNNNNNNNNNNNNNNNNNNNNNNNNNNNNNNNNNNNNNNNNNNNNNNNNNNNNNNNNNNNNNNNNNNNNNNNNNNNNNNNNNNNNNNNNNNNNNNNNNNNNNNNNNNNNNNNNNNNNNNNNNNNNNNNNNNNNNNNNNNNNNNNNNNNNNNNNNNNNNNNNNNNNNNNNNNNNNNNNNNNNNNNNNNNNNNNNNNNNNNNNNNNNNNNNNNNNNNNNNNNNNNNNNNNNNNNNNNNNNNNNNNNNNNNNNNNNNNNNNNNNNNNNNNNNNNNNNNNNNNNNNNNNNNNNNNNNNNNNNNNNNNNNNNNNNNNNNNNNNNNNNNNNNNNNNNNNNNNNNNNNNNNNNNNNNNNNNNNNNNNNNNNNNNNNNNNNNNNNNNNNNNNNNNNNNNNNNNNNNNNNNNNNNNNNNNNNNNNNNNNNNNNNNNNNNNNNNNNNNNNNNNNNNNNNNNNNNNNNNNNNNNNNNNNNNNNNNNNNNNNNNNNNNNNNNNNNNNNNNNNNNNNNNNNNNNNNNNNNNNNNNNNNNNNNNNNNNNNNNNNNNNNNNNNNNNNNNNNNNNNNNNNNNNNNNNNNNNNNNNNNNNNNNNNNNNNNNNNNNNNNNNNNNNNNNNNNNNNNNNNNNNNNNNNNNNNNNNNNNNNNNNNNNNNNNNNNNNNNNNNNNNNNNNNNNNNNNNNNNNNNNNNNNNNNNNNNNNNNNNNNNNNNNNNNNNNNNNNNNNNNNNNNNNNNNNNNNNNNNNNNNNNNNNNNNNNNNNNNNNNNNNNNNNNNNNNNNNNNNNNNNNNNNNNNNNNNNNNNNNNNNNNNNNNNNNNNNNNNNNNNNNNNNNNNNNNNNNNNNNNNNNNNNNNNNNNNNNNNNNNNNNNNNNNNNNNNNNNNNNNNNNNNNNNNNNNNNNNNNNNNNNNNNNNNNNNNNNNNNNNNNNNNNNNNNNNNNNNNNNNNNNNNNNNNNNNNNNNNNNNNNNNNNNNNNNNNNNNNNNNNNNNNNNNNNNNNNNNNNNNNNNNNNNNNNNNNNNNNNNNNNNNNNNNNNNNNNNNNNNNNNNNNNNNNNNNNNNNNNNNNNNNNNNNNNNNNNNNNNNNNNNNNNNNNNNNNNNNNNNNNNNNNNNNNNNNNNNNNNNNNNNNNNNNNNNNNNNNNNNNNNNNNNNNNNNNNNNNNNNNNNNNNNNNNNNNNNNNNNNNNNNNNNNNNNNNNNNNNNNNNNNNNNNNNNNNNNNNNNNNNNNNNNNNNNNNNNNNNNNNNNNNNNNNNNNNNNNNNNNNNNNNNNNNNNNNNNNNNNNNNNNNNNNNNNNNNNNNNNNNNNNNNNNNNNNNNNNNNNNNNNNNNNNNNNNNNNNNNNNNNNNNNNNNNNNNNNNNNNNNNNNNNNNNNNNNNNNNNNNNNNNNNNNNNNNNNNNNNNNNNNNNNNNNNNNNNNNNNNNNNNNNNNNNNNNNNNNNNNNNNNNNNNNNNNNNNNNNNNNNNNNNNNNNNNNNNNNNNNNNNNNNNNNNNNNNNNNNNNNNNNNNNNNNNNNNNNNNNNNNNNNNNNNNNNNNNNNNNNNNNNNNNNNNNNNNNNNNNNNNNNNNNNNNNNNNNNNNNNNNNNNNNNNNNNNNNNNNNNNNNNNNNNNNNNNNNNNNNNNNNNNNNNNNNNNNNNTGCATgaataattcaaaatcaaggcTTGAAGCCATTCCATGTCATGATTGATTTTGTCTATCACTCAAAATTCCATCATTGAATCCTTATCCTTTTTGCATTAGATCTAGTCAATTCATTGATCTATTTATCTTGACTGTAAGTACTCtgtattttatctttaagTACTCtgtattttatctttattataggCACTTGCTTCAAGATTAAGGGAAACACTTGCATTAAAGAGGCTTCTTGACGATGTGCCAACCCAAACTGAACTCATCCAGTttgttgttctcttattctccttctgtttttccttcctaaaaattattttgtttgttcttcattttttctagatgattatatgatattatcttcaatttttcttgGTGATAATTGCATTATCGTACCTCTTCTCAGCGATGATTGCATTGTTGTCACTTTTTCTTGGTCGTAGTTTGAATTCCTTAGTTGATCTTGGACACTTATCCAGTT
Coding sequences:
- the LOC111785659 gene encoding transcriptional corepressor LEUNIG-like is translated as MPALPHSGSSSKPLMMFSSDGTGTFTSPSNQLWDDKEIELQADMERFVEDGSLDDNVDSFLSHDDTDPRDPVGRCMDGGKGFTFTEVNSVRASTSKVSACHFSSDGKLLASGGHDKKAVLWYTENLKPKTSLEEHLSMITDVRFSPSMPRLATSSFDRTVRVWDPDNVSDHLSVFLSSLYSLIIGLASFK